One Sodalinema gerasimenkoae IPPAS B-353 DNA segment encodes these proteins:
- a CDS encoding PPC domain-containing protein: protein MKSKQVSRLARHLVTVPLITLSWVMTAEAIESQKNLYNPTRLPPNGEVSGVLSENDIPTGQGGFAHDYVVELEEGDQITIDVTSDSFDTIVSLLTPDGLTIGENDDGPDGTTNSLLFMRIQRSGTYIIRVRAFGAGGSGPFNLRLTRLRPM, encoded by the coding sequence ATGAAGTCTAAGCAGGTTTCTCGGTTAGCGCGGCATCTGGTCACGGTTCCCCTCATTACCTTGAGTTGGGTGATGACGGCCGAAGCCATCGAAAGTCAAAAGAACCTTTATAACCCTACCCGCTTACCGCCCAACGGTGAAGTGTCGGGGGTTCTCTCAGAAAATGATATTCCAACTGGACAGGGAGGGTTTGCCCATGACTATGTGGTGGAGTTAGAGGAAGGGGATCAGATTACCATCGATGTGACCTCTGATAGCTTTGATACCATCGTCTCCCTGCTGACTCCGGATGGCCTCACCATTGGCGAGAATGACGACGGCCCCGATGGAACCACAAACTCACTGCTGTTTATGCGCATTCAGCGATCGGGAACCTATATTATCCGAGTTCGCGCCTTTGGTGCCGGAGGGAGCGGTCCGTTTAACCTCCGGCTGACTCGTCTGCGGCCAATGTAA
- a CDS encoding site-specific integrase: MYDNQGGSNRLQKLGWNLGVDIQGKINQANGRLKAGKIPIRIGRSGDRLWLRATLPPKPGSTTPHRHQQRIYLGVPATAAGLKRAEAEARAIASALTLDKFDWADYGHAPRTATVSDAIAAFEQDYFSRRRRTAKSELTFRTDYQAIFRKLPHNRPLSPELLKQTALATEPDTKTRRRACMALGALAKFSGLDCDLSPLAGQYSPRRVQPRNLPPDTLIAEWRDRIQSPEWQWAYGAIATFGLRPHEVFLIEAIDGGICTLTGGKTGPRKVWALYPEWGDGWGLAQKNPPQCSGRDNGDFGHRVSQFFRRLDCPFRAYDLRHCWARRAIEFGLDISLAAAQLGHSVKIHADLYQAWIGDDVHQRAYRICLGNPNRPPAP; the protein is encoded by the coding sequence TTGTACGATAATCAGGGTGGGTCTAATCGTTTACAGAAACTAGGCTGGAATTTAGGCGTGGATATTCAAGGCAAAATCAATCAGGCTAACGGGCGGCTCAAGGCTGGAAAAATTCCGATCAGAATTGGGCGCTCTGGCGATCGCCTTTGGCTCCGGGCCACCCTACCCCCCAAGCCAGGCTCGACCACACCCCATCGCCACCAGCAGAGAATTTATCTGGGAGTGCCGGCGACGGCGGCGGGACTGAAGCGAGCAGAAGCTGAGGCAAGGGCGATCGCATCCGCACTCACCCTAGATAAGTTCGACTGGGCTGACTACGGCCACGCACCCCGAACCGCGACGGTCTCTGATGCGATCGCAGCATTTGAGCAAGATTATTTCAGCCGCCGGCGACGCACGGCGAAATCCGAGCTAACCTTCCGGACGGACTATCAGGCGATTTTCCGAAAGCTCCCTCACAACCGCCCCTTATCACCAGAACTACTGAAACAGACCGCGTTGGCGACAGAGCCAGACACAAAAACTCGACGGCGGGCTTGTATGGCGTTAGGGGCGCTAGCGAAATTCTCAGGACTGGACTGCGACCTTTCCCCACTGGCGGGCCAATATTCTCCCCGGCGAGTGCAACCTCGGAACCTCCCCCCTGATACTCTGATTGCTGAGTGGCGCGATCGCATCCAGTCCCCAGAGTGGCAGTGGGCGTATGGGGCGATCGCCACTTTCGGGCTACGGCCGCACGAGGTATTTCTAATTGAGGCGATCGACGGCGGAATCTGCACTCTGACCGGAGGCAAGACCGGCCCACGAAAAGTATGGGCGCTTTATCCCGAGTGGGGCGATGGCTGGGGCTTGGCACAGAAAAACCCGCCCCAGTGCAGCGGGCGGGATAACGGTGATTTTGGTCACAGGGTCTCCCAGTTTTTCCGTAGGCTCGACTGCCCATTCCGAGCCTATGACTTAAGGCATTGCTGGGCAAGGCGGGCGATTGAGTTTGGGCTAGATATCTCCTTGGCAGCCGCGCAGCTTGGCCACTCAGTAAAAATCCACGCTGATTTGTATCAAGCGTGGATCGGGGATGATGTGCATCAGCGGGCCTATCGGATTTGTCTGGGGAACCCTAATCGGCCGCCGGCACCTTAG
- a CDS encoding DUF3854 domain-containing protein, whose product MSILPQITMPTLSDRHLVELESSGLPLAAIYSLRHETASPEDAAATAGHRLPGLLFSYIDPESKSPYRWGRANSKWKNRPFHRLKPDWDAVDEMTRSRYSGESGELPKYLSPPKSGCRPYFSQLQDWGALLKRSNKPVDITEGEKKADSACWHGFPTIGLAGVTAQRDKGDRGSAPSGSAWDIQEPGESQESHWLPELDAVDWKYRKVGVVFDSDIVSKFSVQRAMSRLLGDLQKRGAAPFPVILPNELDGRKNGLDDFLARHGAEAYEFLRGQWANIQRSRHKYWKKGRAKDAPWEFSYQEPGLNSIKAAMAWAVLKEDLAYRPGIGWYRWSQSRWRYVTSDDFNALLIRFCDAQGWLEITANSLATMERQLRGRLLIREDEWNRGDRRAYSNGTFYFDQEKFQEKFERQDYQTIALDYPWQEWRGDLPTVAPNWSRFLKETTAGDRNLAGLIQAIFRWAICPKDRDRPFAIEQIFDLIGLPGTGKGTILEVLMGLAGSENVASFDQETLKSQEGRSQLLDKLIAVDQDAHGHWGNVGILNKVISNEPVAVRRLYQDGNSERLGVVLFRAMNAFQSSPSGSQGLDRRILPIKFDNIPKQRDPGLKDKLKEELPAIASWVWALSPAEMKRRIRWSGSIGNVAETRLERLEANNPIVRWLVDKHPHGVNDFASELYQDYRKYSEVSGSNPLSLHNFGQILTSWGAFSVQKTKTRNGWFYSIPSVEALTRAGLLPPAQETASGTVTDCDGLVTDCVTDCNPCPEPIVHDVTDFGVKRCEGLIQKGVQQPPQTPQKSVTSVTPPPSQDSKPSQPPSHTPSHTPEKIWQKEAPSSKFKPGDSVVVDEKSKSYLMPDRGFEPIWVAGKHGVIRSVNTFGDPVTCHVAIGDRLLWLDESDLKAEAPARKSR is encoded by the coding sequence ATGTCTATTCTACCTCAAATCACAATGCCAACCCTGAGCGATCGTCATTTGGTGGAACTGGAATCATCCGGCTTACCCTTAGCGGCGATCTATTCTCTCAGGCACGAAACCGCTTCCCCAGAAGACGCGGCCGCCACAGCCGGACACCGACTGCCGGGACTCCTCTTTTCTTATATAGATCCCGAATCAAAATCCCCCTACCGCTGGGGGCGGGCGAATTCAAAATGGAAGAACCGCCCCTTCCACCGCCTCAAACCCGACTGGGACGCGGTGGATGAGATGACCCGGAGTCGCTATTCAGGAGAATCTGGGGAACTCCCCAAATATCTATCGCCGCCTAAGTCGGGATGCCGTCCTTATTTCTCCCAGCTTCAAGATTGGGGGGCGCTATTGAAGCGCTCCAATAAGCCTGTCGATATCACTGAGGGGGAGAAAAAGGCGGATTCCGCCTGCTGGCACGGGTTCCCCACGATTGGGTTGGCGGGCGTGACGGCTCAGCGGGATAAAGGCGATCGGGGTAGCGCACCAAGCGGATCGGCTTGGGACATTCAAGAACCCGGTGAAAGCCAGGAGAGCCACTGGCTCCCTGAACTTGATGCGGTGGATTGGAAGTATCGCAAGGTCGGGGTGGTTTTCGACTCCGATATTGTGAGTAAGTTTTCGGTGCAGCGGGCCATGTCTCGCTTGCTTGGGGATTTGCAGAAGCGCGGGGCCGCGCCGTTCCCGGTGATTCTCCCAAACGAATTAGACGGGCGCAAGAATGGCCTCGACGATTTCCTGGCTCGACACGGTGCTGAGGCTTACGAGTTCCTCCGGGGGCAGTGGGCCAATATTCAACGAAGCCGCCACAAGTATTGGAAGAAGGGGCGGGCTAAGGATGCCCCTTGGGAATTTTCGTATCAAGAACCAGGGCTGAACTCAATCAAGGCCGCTATGGCGTGGGCTGTTCTCAAGGAAGACCTAGCGTATCGCCCTGGGATTGGTTGGTATCGGTGGAGCCAGAGCCGATGGCGCTATGTGACGAGTGACGATTTTAACGCTCTGCTCATCCGATTCTGCGATGCTCAAGGATGGCTGGAGATTACCGCTAATTCCCTGGCAACGATGGAGCGGCAATTACGGGGCCGCCTTCTGATTCGAGAGGACGAATGGAACCGGGGCGATCGCCGGGCCTATAGTAACGGGACATTCTACTTCGACCAGGAGAAGTTCCAGGAGAAGTTCGAGCGGCAAGACTACCAGACGATCGCCTTAGACTATCCCTGGCAAGAATGGCGCGGCGATCTCCCCACCGTCGCTCCGAACTGGAGCCGATTCCTGAAGGAAACCACAGCAGGCGATCGCAATCTTGCCGGATTAATCCAGGCGATTTTCCGCTGGGCCATCTGCCCCAAGGATCGCGATCGCCCCTTTGCGATCGAGCAGATTTTTGATTTAATCGGGCTGCCCGGAACAGGCAAGGGGACAATCCTGGAGGTGTTGATGGGGCTGGCCGGCTCGGAGAACGTGGCGAGCTTCGACCAGGAAACCTTGAAATCTCAGGAGGGGCGATCGCAACTCCTGGACAAATTGATCGCGGTCGATCAGGATGCCCATGGGCATTGGGGCAATGTCGGAATTTTGAATAAGGTGATCTCGAATGAGCCAGTGGCGGTCCGGCGCCTCTATCAAGATGGCAACTCAGAGCGCCTAGGTGTGGTTCTATTTCGGGCGATGAATGCGTTTCAGTCTTCCCCCAGTGGGAGTCAGGGCCTTGACAGGCGGATTTTGCCAATAAAATTTGACAACATCCCCAAGCAACGCGACCCAGGACTCAAGGACAAGCTCAAGGAAGAACTGCCTGCGATCGCCTCTTGGGTCTGGGCCCTCTCCCCAGCGGAAATGAAGCGGCGGATTCGCTGGTCGGGGTCGATCGGCAACGTGGCAGAAACTCGGCTGGAGCGATTGGAGGCCAACAACCCAATAGTTCGCTGGCTCGTTGATAAGCATCCCCACGGCGTCAACGACTTTGCCTCGGAATTGTACCAAGATTACCGAAAATACAGCGAAGTTTCGGGTTCCAACCCCCTTAGTTTGCACAATTTCGGGCAGATCTTGACGTCTTGGGGGGCGTTTTCAGTTCAAAAAACGAAGACTCGAAATGGCTGGTTTTACTCTATCCCGAGCGTAGAAGCCTTGACCAGAGCGGGGTTGCTGCCTCCAGCACAAGAAACCGCATCTGGGACCGTGACGGACTGTGACGGACTTGTGACGGACTGTGTGACGGACTGTAACCCTTGCCCTGAGCCAATTGTGCATGATGTGACGGACTTTGGGGTAAAGAGGTGCGAGGGGCTAATACAAAAAGGAGTGCAGCAACCCCCACAGACACCTCAAAAGTCCGTCACATCCGTCACGCCCCCACCCAGTCAGGATTCCAAGCCGTCACAGCCTCCGTCACACACTCCGTCACACACTCCAGAGAAGATATGGCAAAAAGAAGCCCCTAGCTCGAAATTCAAGCCAGGGGATAGTGTGGTGGTGGACGAAAAGTCAAAATCGTACTTGATGCCCGATCGAGGGTTCGAGCCGATCTGGGTCGCCGGGAAGCACGGGGTTATCCGCTCCGTTAATACCTTCGGCGATCCAGTCACTTGTCATGTGGCCATTGGCGATCGCCTGCTGTGGCTGGATGAATCGGACCTCAAGGCAGAGGCTCCTGCACGAAAATCTCGCTAG
- a CDS encoding alpha/beta hydrolase family protein: protein MSPLTSQSVGGMTVTLHYPAASDRPLALAVFLKGLNVAPSHYSYYAQRLAQYGFVVALPDPITRLPRRDELFASTGLFEDLQATLRREGNRVDSPLFQRVDSERVALLGHSQGGIVGLDAVVNASAVSLMSGDYSLPSQLKAAVFYGSVLDVEFIGDRPLNHHDLPMALMVGSRDSLMPAAEVRDTYERLQNPPKLYLEVEGANHYGITNVNNPPQAPLDPRLPDIPQEIALENLARWSGVFLRAWVLEDAIARAYLQQMLGTSDPVVSLQGEL from the coding sequence ATGTCCCCTTTGACCAGTCAGAGTGTTGGCGGAATGACGGTCACCCTGCATTACCCCGCCGCCAGTGACCGACCCTTAGCTTTAGCCGTCTTCCTGAAGGGGTTAAACGTAGCTCCGAGTCACTATTCCTACTATGCCCAACGTTTGGCACAGTATGGTTTTGTGGTGGCTCTGCCCGATCCTATCACTCGGTTACCTCGGCGAGACGAGTTATTTGCCTCGACTGGCTTATTTGAGGACTTGCAGGCGACCTTACGCCGTGAGGGTAATCGCGTTGATTCGCCGTTGTTCCAACGGGTTGATAGTGAGCGGGTTGCTCTACTGGGTCATTCTCAAGGGGGAATTGTGGGCCTGGATGCGGTGGTGAATGCTTCGGCGGTCTCCCTGATGTCAGGGGATTACAGTTTGCCCTCTCAGTTGAAGGCGGCTGTGTTTTATGGCAGTGTCTTGGATGTGGAGTTTATCGGCGATCGCCCGCTCAATCACCATGATTTGCCCATGGCTTTGATGGTAGGGAGTCGCGATAGTCTCATGCCAGCGGCGGAGGTGCGAGACACCTATGAGCGATTGCAGAATCCTCCTAAACTGTATTTAGAGGTGGAGGGGGCCAATCACTATGGTATTACCAATGTCAATAATCCCCCTCAAGCTCCCTTAGATCCCCGCTTACCGGATATTCCTCAAGAGATTGCCCTAGAGAATCTAGCTCGTTGGAGTGGGGTGTTTCTGCGGGCCTGGGTTCTCGAAGATGCGATCGCCCGAGCCTATCTCCAGCAAATGTTAGGGACAAGCGATCCCGTTGTCTCTTTGCAAGGAGAGTTGTAG
- a CDS encoding CRISPR-associated protein Csx3 has product MQILDHDTYKIETTRTGDAVIYTTAFGEEPATNAELVPIISKATHSLPPAYGTIGLITGKASLPVSYVLAHHLSHYHKALGVFDPKLNGFVIVVTHDRQYPLGKVI; this is encoded by the coding sequence ATGCAAATTCTCGACCACGATACATACAAAATCGAAACGACCCGGACTGGCGACGCGGTGATCTACACCACCGCTTTTGGGGAAGAGCCGGCCACTAATGCGGAGTTGGTGCCAATCATCTCAAAGGCGACGCATAGCCTTCCACCGGCCTATGGCACGATCGGGCTAATCACCGGCAAGGCGTCACTGCCCGTGAGCTATGTTTTGGCTCATCATCTGTCGCACTACCACAAGGCCTTGGGGGTCTTTGACCCCAAACTCAATGGGTTCGTCATCGTGGTGACCCATGACCGGCAATACCCCCTCGGAAAAGTTATCTAA
- the lepB gene encoding signal peptidase I, protein MTANPDDRPESSPSTPWWRSQGENIRLIIIALVIALLLRTFVAEPRYIPSDSMLPTLEQGDRLLVEKVSYYLHPPQRGDVIVFSPPEQLQRQGYQRDQAFIKRVIARSGDTVYVVNGRLYLNGELQVEPYIAEPPRYQWGPATIPPDRLMVMGDNRNNSNDSHIWGFLPIENVIGRAAIRFWPVDRLGGLAPSVEAFVNLGDRPSQ, encoded by the coding sequence ATGACCGCCAATCCTGATGATCGTCCCGAATCTTCCCCCTCCACGCCTTGGTGGCGATCGCAAGGGGAAAATATCCGTCTGATTATCATCGCCCTGGTGATTGCCCTGTTGTTACGAACTTTTGTGGCGGAACCCCGTTATATCCCCTCGGATTCCATGTTGCCCACCTTAGAACAGGGCGATCGCCTTTTGGTTGAGAAAGTCTCCTATTACCTCCACCCACCCCAACGGGGCGATGTGATTGTTTTTAGTCCCCCTGAGCAACTTCAACGACAGGGCTATCAACGAGATCAAGCCTTCATTAAACGGGTGATTGCCCGGTCTGGGGATACTGTGTACGTGGTCAATGGACGGCTGTATCTCAACGGGGAACTTCAGGTTGAACCCTATATCGCTGAACCTCCCCGATATCAGTGGGGGCCCGCGACCATTCCTCCTGACCGCCTCATGGTGATGGGAGATAACCGCAACAACAGTAATGACTCCCATATTTGGGGCTTTCTGCCCATTGAGAATGTCATTGGACGGGCGGCGATTCGGTTTTGGCCCGTTGACCGTCTGGGGGGATTAGCTCCCTCGGTTGAGGCGTTTGTTAATTTGGGCGATCGCCCCAGTCAATAA
- a CDS encoding ferredoxin-thioredoxin reductase variable chain, protein MSTIEVGSRVRVKESVIVYHHPEHRNEPFDMKGSEGEVLNLIEELDGKPISANLPVQVVFKVGKKKLRAHFRPDEVEAIAQ, encoded by the coding sequence ATGTCAACGATTGAAGTCGGCAGTCGAGTCCGCGTCAAAGAATCTGTTATTGTCTATCATCACCCCGAACATCGCAACGAACCATTTGACATGAAAGGGAGTGAGGGCGAGGTCTTGAACCTCATCGAAGAATTAGACGGAAAGCCGATTAGTGCCAATCTTCCGGTTCAAGTGGTGTTTAAGGTGGGTAAGAAGAAGTTGAGGGCCCATTTTCGCCCCGACGAAGTCGAGGCGATCGCCCAATAA
- a CDS encoding Crp/Fnr family transcriptional regulator — protein sequence MFATQDPPIALSPITLRRFPQRSFIPSEVDTLWKITKGVVRTVTWNDAGTPISLGLWTVGDVVGLALSRVHPYEIECLTPVQVQAIPRSHWRHLTEQLIDHAQESQQLLAIIRQERIRDRLLAFLHWLSYKFGHAHGEGRVIELKLSHRAIAEILGTSRVTVTRTLGQLEEEGLMQRRRECWHLSHESFPS from the coding sequence GTGTTTGCTACTCAAGATCCTCCGATTGCTCTGTCTCCCATTACCCTGCGTCGCTTCCCCCAGCGGAGTTTTATCCCCTCTGAGGTGGATACACTCTGGAAGATCACCAAGGGGGTTGTGCGGACTGTGACCTGGAATGATGCTGGAACACCGATTAGTTTAGGCTTATGGACTGTTGGGGATGTGGTGGGCCTGGCCCTGTCTCGGGTACATCCCTATGAAATTGAATGTCTCACTCCAGTCCAGGTGCAGGCTATCCCCCGCTCTCACTGGAGACATCTGACGGAACAACTGATTGATCATGCTCAAGAATCCCAACAGCTTCTGGCGATTATCCGTCAGGAACGCATCCGCGATCGCCTTTTGGCGTTTTTGCACTGGTTGTCTTATAAATTTGGTCATGCTCATGGCGAGGGTCGTGTGATTGAGCTGAAACTCTCCCATCGGGCGATCGCCGAAATCCTAGGAACCTCTCGGGTGACGGTCACGCGCACCCTTGGTCAACTCGAAGAAGAGGGTCTGATGCAACGTAGACGCGAGTGTTGGCATCTGAGCCATGAGAGCTTCCCTTCGTGA
- a CDS encoding ABC transporter permease: MSRSRALQAYVLTRLLLAPLMLWTIATGVFLLMRATPGDPVDAILGPRAPEAFKEELRSQLGLSGSLLDQYLTYLGSLLRLDLGESAARRGLSVWEIIRDFFPATAELAIASMLIAVVIGFAVGMLAASRPNTPWDAGGRLFGILTYSVPVFWMGMVLQLIFSVQLGWFPLGTRFPLGVPTPNPITGLYLLDSLLALNPQQFFAALYHLALPSLTLGILLSGIFERVVRVNLKQTLKSDYVEAARARGIPERRILLAHALKNALIPTISVLGLTFAALLSGAILTEVTFSWPGLASRLYEAISARDYPAVQGLVVFFGAIVVGISIMIDILNAWIDPRVRY; this comes from the coding sequence GTGTCCCGTTCTCGCGCCCTACAAGCTTACGTTTTAACACGACTGCTCCTCGCGCCGCTGATGCTCTGGACCATCGCCACCGGTGTCTTTCTGCTGATGCGGGCTACCCCCGGCGACCCCGTCGATGCCATTCTTGGCCCCCGGGCCCCAGAAGCCTTCAAAGAGGAGTTGCGATCGCAATTAGGATTATCCGGGTCCCTACTCGACCAATATCTCACCTATCTCGGCTCCCTCCTCCGTCTCGATTTAGGGGAATCCGCCGCCCGTCGCGGACTCTCCGTCTGGGAAATTATCCGTGACTTCTTCCCAGCCACCGCCGAGTTAGCCATCGCCAGTATGCTGATCGCCGTCGTCATTGGCTTTGCGGTGGGAATGCTGGCAGCCTCGCGTCCTAATACCCCCTGGGATGCCGGTGGACGGCTGTTTGGCATCCTTACCTACTCGGTTCCCGTTTTCTGGATGGGGATGGTCTTACAGCTTATTTTCTCGGTGCAATTGGGTTGGTTTCCTCTGGGAACCCGCTTCCCCCTTGGCGTTCCGACCCCCAACCCCATCACCGGACTGTATCTGCTCGATAGTCTCCTGGCCCTAAACCCCCAACAGTTTTTTGCGGCCCTCTATCATCTCGCCCTCCCCAGTCTTACTCTGGGGATTCTCCTGAGCGGTATCTTTGAACGGGTGGTGCGAGTTAACCTCAAACAAACCCTAAAGAGTGATTACGTCGAAGCCGCCCGGGCCCGAGGGATTCCCGAACGACGGATTCTCCTGGCCCACGCCCTCAAGAATGCCCTCATTCCCACCATCTCCGTTTTAGGCTTAACCTTTGCGGCCCTACTCAGTGGGGCAATTCTCACGGAAGTGACCTTCTCTTGGCCAGGCCTGGCCAGTCGTCTCTACGAAGCCATTTCCGCCCGCGATTACCCCGCCGTCCAAGGATTAGTGGTCTTCTTTGGGGCGATCGTGGTCGGCATCAGCATTATGATTGATATCCTAAACGCCTGGATTGACCCCCGTGTCCGCTATTAA
- a CDS encoding glycosyltransferase family 39 protein — translation MHSFSLANRIQQIFPAFRKTWGVPLLIFWAIAVLIDRLWLAIDRGVPDWDTADYLTGSLNYWWALQTPNWFSGEWWTNLWLLSSKIPPFIYLITAPFHNLFGLSSDVAFLPYIVWTGLLLFTVFDLGQHLSSPRVGLWAAGLCTLFPGLVTFRFHYVLDYPLVAATSTILWSLTRWRNSQQHRSWWAILFWLSLGLGVFLKQSIALFLVVPILWTLAALLLKRQWGRFLQLGAAVVGSALIWGWWYRANWLLVLTGSKRATITAASEQGDPSLQSLEAWTYYFFHLPEPISWVLLLGSLAGLLLLGARRMMKPIFQVPNAPPLRPGTVHWLAIILLGSYFFSSLNPNKNPRYILPMLPILSLILSYGLMAWGWRIRWGIVTLTALVLAFQLRPISVFMPTVSRVYVGEPFPHQEVIASLIEERPYLRTTLGVLPSTPSLNQHNLNYYGARANFQVYGRQVGIRHQDVAADVRSLSWFVTQTGDPGSVPDAYQDTVALVEEGGDFEVWQQWPLPQGETLNLYRRQVQPITVTAEDIGQSPEALQLLGVNVPEQVVPGTPVPITYQWQGGEQDIRDGVLLVTWQRTDGEEFWIHDHAITQRKWMNHPAPGEAPCRNHPETCRFRVSETLAMLPPATLTPGTYGVSVQLLHPETGAIEAIESPEVQLTVDPNAEVVEAPELDLVTQLRQFAQVLPQGIDGFDEMFAEISRVNQYDPVQDYLDVAIESLEARLQQQPQRADWAYTVALAWILNKRADRAIDAFERVVTVDTQNPYAYAYLAVVNLLDLHPWAAQEAIAQGQQLPQDIPEWQFLDGVASLMGGNLWRAVRELPSGLQVISSS, via the coding sequence ATGCACTCCTTCAGCTTAGCGAACCGGATTCAACAGATCTTCCCCGCCTTCAGGAAAACCTGGGGCGTTCCCTTACTGATATTTTGGGCGATCGCCGTCCTCATCGATCGCCTCTGGCTGGCCATTGATCGCGGCGTCCCGGATTGGGACACAGCCGATTATCTCACCGGGAGCCTCAATTACTGGTGGGCCCTGCAAACCCCAAATTGGTTCTCAGGGGAGTGGTGGACCAATCTGTGGCTGTTGTCCTCCAAAATTCCCCCCTTTATTTATCTCATCACGGCCCCGTTCCATAATCTGTTTGGACTCTCCAGCGACGTCGCCTTTTTACCCTATATCGTCTGGACAGGACTGCTGCTATTTACCGTCTTCGATTTAGGGCAGCATTTGTCCTCCCCGCGTGTGGGTCTCTGGGCTGCTGGACTCTGCACCCTGTTTCCCGGCCTGGTCACCTTCCGCTTCCACTATGTCTTAGATTATCCCCTGGTCGCCGCCACCTCGACGATTCTCTGGAGTTTAACCCGTTGGCGTAATAGCCAACAGCATCGGAGTTGGTGGGCGATTCTGTTTTGGCTGTCCTTAGGCTTGGGGGTGTTCTTAAAACAATCCATTGCTCTGTTTCTGGTGGTTCCCATTCTCTGGACCTTGGCGGCGTTACTGCTGAAGCGACAATGGGGACGATTTTTACAGTTGGGGGCCGCCGTTGTGGGATCGGCTCTCATCTGGGGTTGGTGGTATCGAGCCAATTGGCTGCTAGTGCTGACGGGGAGTAAACGGGCCACCATTACCGCCGCGTCTGAACAAGGAGACCCCTCCCTACAAAGTCTCGAAGCCTGGACTTACTATTTCTTTCATCTTCCTGAACCCATCTCCTGGGTGCTGCTGTTGGGATCTCTGGCAGGACTGCTGCTGTTGGGAGCCAGACGGATGATGAAACCGATTTTTCAGGTTCCCAATGCTCCCCCCCTGCGGCCGGGAACCGTCCATTGGCTGGCGATTATTCTGTTGGGCAGTTATTTCTTTAGCTCCCTCAACCCCAATAAGAATCCCCGCTATATTCTGCCGATGTTGCCGATTCTTTCCCTGATTCTGTCCTATGGACTCATGGCCTGGGGTTGGCGGATTCGTTGGGGGATTGTGACCCTGACGGCGTTGGTGCTGGCGTTCCAACTGCGACCGATTTCTGTGTTTATGCCTACGGTATCCCGCGTTTATGTGGGAGAGCCATTTCCTCATCAGGAGGTCATCGCCAGTCTGATTGAGGAACGGCCCTATTTACGGACGACCTTGGGGGTGCTGCCGTCGACTCCCAGCCTGAATCAACATAATCTCAATTATTATGGGGCGCGGGCCAATTTCCAGGTCTATGGCCGCCAGGTGGGGATTCGTCATCAGGATGTGGCGGCGGATGTGCGATCGCTCTCCTGGTTTGTGACGCAGACGGGAGATCCCGGTTCTGTCCCTGATGCCTACCAGGATACGGTGGCTCTGGTGGAAGAGGGGGGCGACTTTGAGGTATGGCAGCAATGGCCCTTACCTCAGGGGGAAACCCTCAATCTCTATCGCCGCCAGGTTCAGCCGATTACGGTCACGGCGGAGGACATCGGCCAGTCCCCAGAGGCGCTGCAATTGCTGGGGGTGAATGTTCCTGAGCAGGTTGTGCCGGGGACTCCGGTTCCGATTACCTATCAGTGGCAAGGCGGCGAGCAGGATATTCGCGATGGCGTGCTGTTGGTGACCTGGCAACGGACGGATGGGGAGGAGTTCTGGATTCATGACCATGCCATCACCCAACGGAAATGGATGAACCATCCGGCTCCTGGAGAGGCTCCCTGTCGCAATCATCCAGAGACCTGTCGCTTTCGCGTCTCGGAAACTTTGGCGATGTTACCTCCGGCGACGTTGACTCCGGGAACTTATGGGGTGTCGGTGCAACTGCTGCATCCAGAGACGGGGGCGATTGAGGCGATTGAGAGTCCTGAGGTGCAGCTGACGGTTGACCCCAATGCTGAGGTGGTTGAGGCTCCGGAATTGGATTTGGTGACCCAACTGCGGCAGTTTGCTCAGGTGCTTCCTCAAGGGATTGATGGTTTTGATGAGATGTTTGCTGAGATTTCTCGGGTTAATCAGTATGACCCGGTTCAGGATTATCTTGATGTGGCGATTGAGTCCCTGGAGGCTCGGTTGCAACAACAGCCTCAGCGGGCGGATTGGGCCTATACGGTGGCGTTGGCTTGGATTCTTAATAAACGGGCAGACCGGGCCATTGATGCCTTTGAACGGGTTGTGACGGTGGATACCCAGAATCCTTATGCCTATGCGTATCTGGCAGTGGTCAATCTGTTGGATTTACATCCCTGGGCGGCTCAGGAGGCGATCGCCCAAGGGCAACAGTTACCTCAAGATATCCCAGAATGGCAGTTCCTCGATGGGGTAGCCTCGCTCATGGGGGGGAATCTCTGGCGAGCGGTTCGGGAGTTGCCCTCTGGGTTGCAGGTGATTAGTTCGTCTTAG
- a CDS encoding helix-turn-helix domain-containing protein, giving the protein MDKNSSPNEPTLKNLIEASAVRDQDLSQRIGVGMRVIGYWKKGEKIPRLDNAVSLARELNVSLKTLCRSMGLDVTGIPDEDL; this is encoded by the coding sequence ATGGATAAAAATAGTTCCCCGAACGAGCCAACTTTGAAGAATCTAATCGAAGCAAGCGCTGTTCGCGACCAGGACCTGAGCCAGCGCATTGGCGTGGGCATGAGGGTTATCGGGTATTGGAAGAAAGGGGAGAAAATTCCCCGGCTAGACAATGCTGTTTCCTTGGCTCGCGAATTAAATGTAAGCCTGAAGACTCTGTGCCGGTCGATGGGGCTGGATGTTACTGGTATCCCAGATGAAGATCTCTGA